In Fragaria vesca subsp. vesca linkage group LG5, FraVesHawaii_1.0, whole genome shotgun sequence, the genomic stretch TCAATAGTCAAGAATCGACACAAGATATCTACGGATATTGCATTACCAATTTACCATTGAGTTTATGTTCCTCCCCATTTATTAACTTGCACTAATTAAAGATGACATTTACTGTCATGAAAGTGCAACAGTTTGTACAGAAAGAAAAAAAGAACACAACAGTTTATCAATGCCGCTGAAAGTTGGCGTCATTTGATGATCTAACTGCTGCAAGAAGTGAAAAATTCTCAGCCGGATAACTACTCAAAGCCGCATACTTTCTCTATGCCTAATGACTCCAAAATCCGTCAAACACAAAAAAACAGGAAGAAAGGGGTTGGGGAGAAAGAACATTTATTCGATTTTTTCTAAGTTTCACCTACTTTTGAAGAGTAGTCGCTATGGAACCAGCAAGGCTAAGAACTTCAAATGGTGGATTGTGCATCACATCTCTCACTGTTGTGGGACAAGAATCTGTAATCCAAAAGTATGTGAGCCCCTGCTCAGGGTTCCCTGGTTGTGAAAAGAAAGATTGCACAAAGTGATGAGAAGTCCTACTTTTTGAGTTAAAACCAAGTTCGCACCAAACTACTGATTTTACTTTCTGTTAGATTATACAAGAGAAAGAAAATGAACTGCGAAAGTAATCAATACAATTCCAGAGGCAAAAAGAAGCAGTAGAGAATGCAATACCTCCTTTATCACTTTTGAAGCGTCCCCATGATCTATTAGGGAAAATCCCATGTGTTACATAAGCGCTTATCTTTGCTGCTCCATGGGCGGCTAGAACTTTCTAAAACAATACAAGAATGTAATATAGAATTTCAGATTACTTATCAACAAGTGGACAAGCTTAGAAAATGAACCTTAAGCAGGACTCTGTCAACTAGCAGATGAGTCTAACATCCGTTTTAGTTCGAAGTTTTAGCCCTATTGACTGATTGAGTCATCTATTCTATCCGAACTAAGCTGTTGATTTTGTTATGATCAAACTTAAAGGGTTAAACACAAACCAATCATCCCCACCTTTTCCTTTTCTTTTTCAATTTTATTAATACGCGGCAGCAAGCAAGAAGTTCATTCAGGATTTGGATACCTGACATTCTATCAGTGTGCCACCAGATTGAACCAAATCATCAACAATCACAACATGCCGTCCTTTAGGGTCTCCCTCTTTTATACGCACAATGCGTTGGTCACCTTCCCTAACTTTAGCACAAACAATCTGCATTTCCATTGTTGACATGTTATGTAGTTAACAAATAAGCATGCTTTTCTGCACTAACCAGTACAGCTATCAAATTGAAGATGGAGTTTTTAAATGACATAAGAGGATAGAGTGTGCCATTTACTGCATCCTGCAAAGGGAAACTTTTATCCAGCTTATTGGCATATCCATCCTACTGTTTAACATAACTAATTCACATAGATAAACAATCAGGCCCTTAAGAGACAAAACAATCAGACCCTTAATAACAGATCCTCATTGGTATACGGAAATACATACCGTTGGGAAGTGCTGTAGCTGCTTATGAAATCGTTTCCATGCACCATCATCCGGAAAACAAATGGATATCTGAATAGTGAAAATACCAGCACAACATGTCAGGGATAAAACAGCTTTTAAAGTTTGTTCTTATAAAACATCTACACTCCATAACTCAGACATCAAAAACAAGAAGAAAAAAGAGACTCACATTGTCAGAGTCAGGGAGCTGTTGAAGCCTAGTTTTAAGCAATGGGATACCACTCTCAAAGCACGGTAAGATATTATCACCAAAGTAAAACCTCTCCTACACATGCACAAAACAATAACAACAATCCAGTCACAATTTCGTCAAAAAACAAACTTATAAACTAACAGAGCTGTGTGTTGCTAATATGCAGAAACCTGCAAGGCATGGATATCATATATAACCAAACTAGTAGGCCCTCCCATCGAAATCGGAATATTCGACAATGCCCTGGCCAGTGTGAAAGCAGTGGCCACATCTCCCTCATCCTCCATTCTCTCCGACGTCCCCGTCGGAAAAAACGGAAGCACAAGCGTGAATGAGGCTATAAACAACTTCGGCAACGCATAGATCACAGAGAGCTGCTCGAAAATCACCGACGGAGAATTAAACGACGCCAGAAACGCCACGTGTTGGCCGCGAATCGCATGAGCATTAGGAATGAAAATGTTCGGGAATCCATCAGCAAATTTCCTGATCAAAAATTCCAAACACCGGAAAATTTTTCAGCAAAAATTAAGATTGTTTAGAGTTGCGAAATGCGGAAATGAGAGGTGTACTACCTCCAGGTGATGCTGCGGAGCTCGATTCCGTCGGACTCGGCGGCGACTTTCTGAGCGAGCTCTTTGGTTTCGGCGCAGTAGAAGAGGCAGACCTTCTTGGCGTTCTTGACGGCCGATTCGGAAGCCATTGGGACCGGAAGATGCTCCGGCGAGGTGTTGTTGGTGAAGAAATGAACCGGAGAGTTGGGGCTGGTGATATCGCACCTGATACTGTTGTGGTTCTTCTTGTGCGGTTTGATGAAGACGAGAGCGGCGGAGGAGAAGGAGGAGGAGGATTTGAGTGAAGGTGGCGGGAGGTTAGGGGTTTGGTAGGAAGAGGGGAGGGCACCAGTGGCCGCCATGTGGCGGTCACAGCGTACGTGTGGGCTTCTTCAAGAGTCCTAACGCTGCTTTGCTTCCTTGCTAGGCGCTGTGTCTCATGGCTGTCGGTTAGTTTACCGGTAGGCCTTTTGAAACTCTGGAATTGCCCATTCCTTCTAAACGCTGCCGTTTTTGGCCTAGATTATAGTTTTTTTTTTAATCGGTAAAAATTAGTTTTTCGTGAGTTGGACTCACAAC encodes the following:
- the LOC101291524 gene encoding ribose-phosphate pyrophosphokinase 3, chloroplastic-like — encoded protein: MAATGALPSSYQTPNLPPPSLKSSSSFSSAALVFIKPHKKNHNSIRCDITSPNSPVHFFTNNTSPEHLPVPMASESAVKNAKKVCLFYCAETKELAQKVAAESDGIELRSITWRKFADGFPNIFIPNAHAIRGQHVAFLASFNSPSVIFEQLSVIYALPKLFIASFTLVLPFFPTGTSERMEDEGDVATAFTLARALSNIPISMGGPTSLVIYDIHALQERFYFGDNILPCFESGIPLLKTRLQQLPDSDNISICFPDDGAWKRFHKQLQHFPTIVCAKVREGDQRIVRIKEGDPKGRHVVIVDDLVQSGGTLIECQKVLAAHGAAKISAYVTHGIFPNRSWGRFKSDKGGNPEQGLTYFWITDSCPTTVRDVMHNPPFEVLSLAGSIATTLQK